A region from the Sorex araneus isolate mSorAra2 chromosome 6, mSorAra2.pri, whole genome shotgun sequence genome encodes:
- the LOC101543805 gene encoding olfactory receptor 11A1-like: protein MRKQPSADSENQTTWLILVGFGELQYLGFLPFTLFLAIYVVTVGGNMLIVLAVASSRTLHTPMYFFLCHFSLLEIGYTSNIVPHLLRSFLEGKETISLASCLFQFYIFASLAAAECLLLSAMSYDRYLAICRPLHYPTLMSTWLCGCMATGAWLSGFSFSAFTLALAAPLPLCPGSRKIDHYFCDFAPVVGLFCGDVRVMWGAGVSISGFLTLAPFLLIVASYALILRTVLRIPTGHGRQKAFSTCSSHLSVVGVFYGTLIVVYVAPTDHMAPQLRKTFSVLYTVFTPMVNPIIYSLKNQEVKGTLRRLWGQLIPGHTTQSGLGRLLTS, encoded by the coding sequence ATGAGGAAGCAACCCAGTGCTGACAGTGAGAACCAGACCACCTGGCTGAttctggtgggctttggggagcTACAATACCTAGGCTTCCTTCCCTTCACCCTCTTTCTGGCCATATATGTGGTTACAGTTGGGGGTAACATGCTTATTGTGCTTGCTGTGGCTTCCAGTCGGACTCTTCACACgcccatgtatttttttctgtgtcaCTTTTCCCTGCTGGAGATTGGGTACACCTCCAATATTGTGCCTCACTTGTTGCGGAGCTTCTTGGAAGGGAAGGAAACAATCTCGCTGGCCAGTTGCCTGTTCCAATTCTACATCTTTGCCTCACTGGCTGCAGCTGAGTGCCTTCTGCTTTCTGCTATGTCCTATGACCGTTACTTGGCCATCTGCCGCCCCCTTCACTATCCTACTCTGATGAGCACCTGGCTGTGTGGCTGCATGGCCACTGGCGCCTGGCTCAGTggattttctttctctgcctttaCTCTGGCCTTggcagcccctctgcccctctgccctggcAGCAGAAAGATTGACCACTATTTCTGCGACTTTGCTCCAGTTGTAGGATTGTTCTGTGGTGATGTGAGGGTCATGTGGGGAGCTGGTGTCAGCATTTCGGGGTTTCTGACACTGGCCCCCTTTCTGCTGATTGTCGCGTCTTATGCTCTCATCCTGAGAACCGTGCTGCGAATACCTACAGGCCATGGGAGGCAGAAAGCCTTCTCTACTTGTTCCTCTCACCTCAGCGTTGTAGGGGTGTTTTATGGCACTCTCATCGTGGTCTATGTAGCCCCCACAGACCACATGGCACCCCAGCTCCGAAAGACCTTCTCCGTTCTCTACACTGTGTTCACCCCTATGGTAAATCCTATTATCTACAGCCTTAAGAATCAAGAGGTGAAGGGGACACTTCGCAGACTCTGGGGACAACTCATCCCAGGACATACCACACAAAGTGGGCTAGGACGACTACTGACTTCTTAG